One stretch of Lachnospiraceae bacterium oral taxon 096 DNA includes these proteins:
- a CDS encoding class I SAM-dependent rRNA methyltransferase, giving the protein MRYPGIVHIKKGEARALKAGGAWIYDNEIERTEGTFDNGDLVTVLDFDGYCLGHGFININSKIRVRMMTRKENVVIDREFIAMRVRNAWEYRKNTVDTSSCRLIFGEADFLPGLVIDKFSDILVVESLALGIDRMKLEIIELVKEVLARDGIHIRGVYERSDAKERIKEGMEKVKGFIGEPFDTDVEIVENGVKYIVDVKDGQKTGFFLDQKNNRKLIQDLARDKKVLDCFTHTGSFALNAGKGGAKSVLGVDASELAICQARENAKKNGLENHVEFVSADVFELLPELEERGEKYDLVVLDPPAFTKSKNSIKNAIKGYREINIRGMKLTLDGGYLATCSCSHYMDQQTFAKTINEAAKGAHKRLRQISFSTQAPDHPILWAAAESYYLKFYIFQVCDEK; this is encoded by the coding sequence ATGAGATATCCTGGAATAGTACATATTAAAAAGGGAGAGGCCAGAGCTTTAAAAGCAGGTGGAGCGTGGATTTATGACAATGAGATTGAGCGTACAGAGGGAACTTTTGACAATGGAGACCTTGTGACCGTACTTGATTTTGATGGCTATTGCTTGGGGCATGGATTTATCAATATTAACTCAAAAATTCGTGTTCGCATGATGACGAGAAAAGAAAATGTAGTGATTGATAGAGAATTTATCGCAATGCGAGTGAGAAATGCTTGGGAATATCGAAAGAATACGGTGGATACTTCAAGTTGTCGCTTGATTTTTGGCGAAGCAGATTTTTTGCCAGGACTGGTGATTGATAAGTTTTCGGATATTTTGGTGGTTGAATCCTTGGCTCTTGGCATTGACCGAATGAAATTAGAGATTATTGAACTAGTAAAGGAAGTTCTTGCTAGAGATGGAATCCACATTCGCGGTGTCTATGAGCGTTCTGATGCCAAGGAACGCATCAAAGAGGGAATGGAGAAGGTCAAAGGATTCATTGGCGAACCATTTGACACTGATGTGGAGATTGTGGAAAATGGAGTAAAGTACATTGTTGATGTCAAGGATGGACAAAAGACAGGATTTTTCCTCGATCAAAAGAATAATCGCAAGTTAATTCAAGATCTTGCAAGGGATAAAAAAGTACTCGATTGCTTTACACATACAGGATCTTTTGCACTCAATGCAGGGAAAGGAGGAGCAAAGAGTGTTCTTGGCGTTGATGCCTCTGAGTTAGCCATTTGTCAGGCAAGAGAAAATGCAAAAAAAAATGGCTTGGAGAATCATGTAGAGTTTGTGAGTGCTGATGTCTTTGAACTTTTGCCAGAGCTTGAGGAAAGAGGGGAAAAGTATGATCTTGTTGTGCTCGATCCACCAGCATTTACAAAGTCAAAGAATTCAATTAAAAATGCAATTAAAGGCTATAGAGAGATTAATATTCGTGGAATGAAGTTGACGCTAGATGGTGGCTATCTTGCAACCTGTTCTTGTTCTCACTATATGGATCAACAAACTTTTGCAAAGACCATCAACGAGGCAGCGAAAGGAGCTCATAAGCGTCTTCGACAGATTAGCTTTTCAACCCAAGCACCTGATCACCCAATTCTTTGGGCAGCAGCAGAATCATACTATTTAAAGTTTTATATATTCCAGGTATGTGATGAGAAATAG
- a CDS encoding HAD family hydrolase — translation MIIAFDIDMTLLDHKDYEIPNSAMLAIRKLKQAGHKIVLASGRNLHNYYSRDIVDSILPHALVELNGARVVVGKEVISDIIMDKALVKRILTYSEEHGEAVGMTDGDDDYYTNQDYIYEREMLNWGECGRRFKDYHLLEKMDVHTLVYYGDPAGAKRLGEHFPMLSVLLFSGKGGADIVPNGITKAEGLKELCHYYGMSMKDVVAFGDGSNDVEMLKEAGMGVAMGNAVEELKVVADMVTDPIGEDGVWKACKKLNLF, via the coding sequence ATGATTATTGCATTTGATATTGATATGACATTGCTCGATCATAAGGACTATGAAATTCCAAATTCAGCAATGTTGGCGATTCGAAAGTTAAAACAGGCAGGACATAAAATTGTACTTGCCAGTGGAAGAAATTTACATAATTATTATAGCAGGGATATTGTAGATTCAATTTTACCCCATGCACTTGTAGAACTAAATGGAGCAAGAGTAGTTGTCGGAAAAGAAGTCATTTCTGATATTATCATGGACAAGGCACTCGTCAAGCGGATATTGACTTACAGTGAGGAACATGGAGAGGCTGTTGGAATGACAGATGGAGATGATGACTACTATACAAATCAGGACTACATCTATGAGAGAGAGATGCTCAATTGGGGTGAGTGTGGACGAAGATTTAAGGATTATCATTTACTTGAGAAAATGGATGTGCATACGCTAGTCTATTATGGCGATCCTGCGGGAGCAAAGAGATTAGGGGAGCATTTTCCGATGTTGTCTGTGTTACTCTTTTCTGGAAAGGGAGGGGCAGACATTGTTCCCAATGGCATTACAAAGGCTGAAGGTCTGAAGGAACTTTGCCACTACTATGGAATGAGCATGAAGGATGTTGTGGCCTTTGGCGATGGAAGTAATGATGTTGAGATGCTTAAGGAAGCCGGAATGGGTGTGGCCATGGGAAATGCCGTAGAGGAATTAAAAGTCGTCGCCGATATGGTCACAGATCCTATTGGAGAAGATGGTGTGTGGAAGGCGTGTAAAAAGTTGAATTTATTTTAG
- a CDS encoding DEAD/DEAH box helicase, with the protein MSKRSPIERSKYINSQYKEYLRSSFEFKTPKLRKLFEQQLEVEDLFKGPYVDLNLPFKRGMSLDEMIADGVVCKSFRRLGDMNFERHLYSHQEESIRCICSGRSAIITTGTGSGKTESFLYPILNELMSDVEKGNMEVGVRAIFLYPMNALVNDQIDRVRKILTQCPEITYGFFTGETKESVPKNYREKYGVENDTFIPENELVSREEIRKNPPYLLFTNYSMLEYLLIRPNDYSIFAPERLNNWKFVVLDEAHSYYGSLGIELSLLMRRLTGLAPNKPRFILTSATLGEQGKSESEIVNFARSLTSASFDIQDIIFSKRILLSSSKLSYTIDAGDYSEIKKAKNDIQTVRTIGNRYKNIDSMDLKSYLYELFVGDRNVFHLYEVLKDGSKSFKSILVSFNNQLTSEQLIDLIDLINMAEKDGIGIFDLKYHSFVRSLAGAYITLGNNPQLSLTKTNMLGDLKAFEAGNCRYCNSPYIIGKIQRNEGEGLDYLYQNKEVDIYENYGNNEFVSIDYFLMSNELNEEEVDHDILEEYKVCSKCGAIHVAGNLNARRCNCGDSFQHSIFKVLQSKKDGEETAFNNINQCPCCGHKARAGVVKSLNVGKDEGTALLAQILYEAIDDGTETKKKTGKLSLKRKESIQSEPETSNVKQFLAFSDSRQQASFSAVFLDSNQIRMLQKRLVWKVIEDNQYRNISVDQLTATLSGMIKEGNLFQNDLSAHKNAWITTLVDLLKVDGSNDGEGLGLYFFDVDLTDIMSQVDEEDVEAEFGEYNITKKDLETIMQVVFGIFKVAPAINLIKSTLTPDEKMEALEYRRFDNYVMFNCPKTINGVRSFLPVKGKDNMVVRYVQKVCDCDEESAKALLEVVFNNLAVAGKLFKKHETKECYQIEASKYVVKNYKTSKYYICSKCGRLTPYNVHNKCVQDKCDGTLSEVDPDEALATNYYRRQYKTKKIESIVVKEHTAQLDRKKAKQYQQDFKNKKINVLSCSTTFEMGIDIGNLETVFMRNVPPSPANYAQRAGRAGRRKDSAAYILTYCGTGSHDYTYFCSPEKMISGVIKPPYFNVVNHKIIVRHLMATCLGFFFRLHPDYFSSIDELVFGKALEEFKSYISSHPSDLNIYINEKILPGNVYRDYHNFKWFDEIEGNDEKMEHFVSTIKSIAEEYEKAKKEAVTEENYKEADYYQRQIENLHKEKVIDSLSKYCVIPKYGFPVDVVELQIYKEGILDNSYDLSRDLKIAISEYAPDSEIIVDGKKYTSKYISLPKTGEYPRNYFCTCSNCKKVNVSVSTRTGNECKYCGEPLGTVVQEFYIEPVNGFKTGITKESTRAKPKRSYAGEVSYLGGGIKDENVVSLSNAITIETSTNDELLVMNKSSFNMCPVCGYSDIIKGKVITPTSLKKHKNYRQFDCSCEELTQIKLGHRFQTDVARFTIPMLGSFTKEDYAIALSFMYAFLEGISIGLGIERNDIEGVLELNLEQHSYDILIYDNVPGGAGHVKRLVEKNAVITSLNAAYAKVSQQCCDENTSCYNCLRNYYNQANHSKLKRKYARDFIESLLRQIGVRP; encoded by the coding sequence GTGAGCAAGAGAAGTCCTATTGAACGATCTAAATACATAAATAGTCAGTATAAAGAATATCTTAGGTCTTCTTTTGAATTTAAAACTCCAAAGTTACGAAAATTGTTTGAGCAACAATTGGAAGTTGAAGATTTATTTAAGGGGCCTTATGTCGATTTGAATTTGCCATTTAAAAGAGGAATGTCCTTGGATGAAATGATTGCAGATGGTGTAGTATGTAAATCATTTCGTAGATTGGGAGATATGAATTTTGAGAGGCATTTATATTCTCATCAGGAAGAGAGTATTAGGTGTATTTGCTCTGGTCGAAGTGCAATTATTACAACAGGTACTGGTTCAGGAAAGACAGAGAGTTTCTTGTATCCAATTCTAAATGAACTGATGTCTGATGTAGAAAAAGGTAATATGGAAGTTGGTGTTAGAGCAATATTCTTATATCCAATGAATGCTCTTGTAAACGATCAGATTGATCGAGTAAGAAAAATACTCACACAGTGTCCTGAAATTACATATGGATTCTTTACAGGGGAAACGAAAGAAAGCGTTCCTAAGAATTATCGTGAGAAATATGGTGTAGAGAATGATACTTTCATCCCTGAGAATGAATTGGTTTCGAGAGAAGAAATTAGAAAGAATCCACCATATTTGCTGTTCACGAATTATTCTATGTTGGAATATTTATTGATCAGGCCAAATGATTATTCGATCTTTGCTCCAGAGAGGTTAAATAACTGGAAGTTTGTTGTTCTTGATGAGGCACATTCGTATTATGGCTCATTGGGAATCGAATTATCTTTGTTGATGCGTAGATTGACAGGATTGGCTCCAAATAAACCACGCTTTATTCTAACAAGTGCTACGTTGGGTGAACAAGGCAAATCTGAAAGCGAGATCGTAAATTTTGCTAGAAGCCTTACATCTGCAAGTTTTGATATTCAAGATATCATCTTCTCTAAAAGAATTTTACTTTCTAGTTCGAAGCTGAGTTATACGATTGACGCAGGGGATTATTCTGAAATAAAGAAAGCGAAGAATGATATACAGACGGTTAGAACCATTGGAAATAGATACAAAAACATAGATTCAATGGACTTGAAGAGTTATCTATATGAATTGTTTGTAGGTGATAGAAACGTCTTCCATCTATATGAAGTATTAAAAGATGGAAGTAAGAGCTTTAAAAGTATTCTTGTTAGCTTTAATAATCAATTAACATCTGAACAGTTGATAGATTTGATTGATCTCATCAACATGGCAGAAAAAGACGGGATAGGTATTTTTGATCTGAAATACCATTCTTTTGTGCGCTCATTAGCTGGTGCATACATCACTCTTGGAAACAATCCACAATTAAGCCTTACTAAAACCAATATGCTTGGTGATTTAAAGGCTTTCGAAGCTGGAAACTGTAGATATTGTAATTCGCCATACATAATCGGAAAGATTCAGCGTAATGAAGGTGAGGGGCTTGACTATCTCTATCAGAACAAGGAAGTTGATATTTACGAAAACTATGGAAATAACGAATTTGTAAGCATTGATTACTTCTTGATGAGCAATGAATTAAATGAAGAGGAAGTTGACCACGATATCCTTGAAGAGTATAAGGTTTGTTCAAAGTGTGGTGCGATTCATGTTGCAGGAAATTTAAATGCACGCAGATGTAATTGCGGAGACAGCTTTCAACATTCTATATTTAAAGTTCTCCAATCAAAGAAGGATGGAGAAGAAACGGCGTTCAATAATATAAATCAGTGCCCTTGTTGCGGTCACAAAGCAAGAGCAGGTGTTGTTAAGAGCTTGAATGTAGGAAAAGATGAGGGAACTGCACTACTTGCTCAGATTTTGTATGAAGCAATTGATGATGGAACAGAGACTAAAAAGAAAACTGGTAAACTGTCTTTGAAGAGAAAAGAAAGCATTCAATCAGAACCAGAGACGTCGAATGTAAAGCAATTTTTGGCATTTTCTGATAGTCGTCAACAAGCTAGCTTTTCAGCAGTTTTCTTGGATTCTAACCAGATTAGAATGCTACAGAAAAGACTGGTCTGGAAAGTAATTGAAGATAATCAATATAGAAATATTTCTGTAGATCAGCTTACTGCAACTCTTTCAGGAATGATTAAAGAAGGTAACTTATTTCAAAATGATTTAAGTGCGCATAAAAATGCTTGGATTACAACACTTGTTGATCTATTAAAGGTTGATGGTTCGAATGACGGTGAAGGTTTAGGATTGTATTTCTTTGATGTTGATCTAACTGACATCATGTCTCAAGTTGACGAAGAGGACGTTGAAGCTGAATTTGGAGAATATAACATTACAAAGAAGGATCTGGAAACAATTATGCAGGTTGTATTTGGTATATTCAAAGTTGCACCTGCCATAAACTTGATCAAATCAACATTAACCCCAGATGAAAAGATGGAAGCTTTGGAATATAGAAGATTTGATAACTACGTAATGTTCAATTGCCCTAAGACAATAAATGGCGTTAGAAGTTTCTTACCTGTAAAGGGAAAGGATAATATGGTTGTTCGTTATGTTCAGAAAGTTTGTGACTGTGACGAAGAATCAGCAAAAGCATTATTGGAGGTTGTTTTTAACAACTTGGCTGTTGCGGGTAAATTGTTTAAGAAGCATGAAACTAAGGAATGCTATCAAATTGAAGCAAGTAAGTATGTAGTTAAGAATTATAAGACCTCAAAATACTATATTTGCTCTAAGTGTGGTCGTTTGACTCCATATAATGTCCATAATAAGTGTGTTCAGGATAAATGTGATGGCACATTGAGTGAAGTGGATCCGGATGAGGCACTTGCAACGAATTATTACAGAAGACAATATAAGACAAAGAAAATCGAAAGCATTGTAGTTAAGGAACATACTGCTCAGCTTGATCGAAAGAAGGCAAAGCAATATCAGCAAGACTTTAAAAATAAAAAAATCAATGTCTTAAGTTGTTCAACAACTTTTGAGATGGGTATTGATATTGGTAACCTTGAAACAGTATTTATGCGAAATGTACCACCATCACCTGCGAATTATGCTCAGCGTGCAGGACGTGCAGGAAGAAGAAAAGATAGCGCAGCATACATTTTGACATACTGTGGGACTGGATCTCATGATTATACATATTTCTGTAGTCCAGAAAAAATGATTTCTGGTGTCATTAAGCCACCATATTTTAATGTAGTAAATCATAAGATAATCGTTCGTCATTTGATGGCCACATGTTTAGGATTCTTCTTTAGACTACACCCAGATTATTTCAGCAGTATTGATGAATTAGTCTTTGGAAAAGCATTAGAGGAGTTTAAAAGCTATATTTCAAGTCATCCGAGTGATTTGAATATCTATATCAACGAGAAAATACTCCCTGGGAATGTATATCGAGATTATCACAACTTTAAATGGTTTGATGAAATCGAAGGCAATGATGAAAAGATGGAGCATTTTGTTTCAACAATTAAATCCATTGCAGAGGAGTATGAGAAGGCGAAAAAGGAAGCTGTAACAGAAGAAAACTATAAGGAAGCGGATTATTACCAAAGACAAATTGAGAATTTGCATAAGGAAAAGGTAATTGATTCACTTTCAAAGTACTGTGTCATTCCTAAATATGGGTTCCCGGTTGATGTTGTTGAATTGCAAATATATAAAGAAGGTATTCTGGATAATAGCTATGATTTGAGTCGCGATTTAAAAATAGCGATATCAGAATATGCTCCGGATTCAGAAATCATTGTTGATGGCAAGAAATATACTTCAAAGTATATATCCTTACCTAAAACAGGAGAATATCCACGAAATTATTTCTGCACTTGTTCTAATTGTAAAAAGGTAAATGTGTCTGTAAGTACAAGAACTGGAAATGAGTGCAAGTATTGTGGAGAACCTCTTGGTACAGTGGTACAAGAATTTTATATTGAACCAGTAAACGGATTTAAAACTGGTATCACGAAAGAAAGTACCCGTGCAAAGCCAAAGAGATCATATGCTGGTGAAGTATCATATCTTGGTGGTGGTATAAAGGATGAGAATGTTGTTTCTTTATCAAATGCTATTACCATTGAGACAAGCACCAATGACGAGCTCCTTGTCATGAACAAGTCATCATTCAATATGTGCCCAGTATGTGGATATAGCGACATAATAAAAGGAAAAGTAATTACACCTACATCATTAAAGAAACACAAGAATTACAGGCAATTTGATTGCTCTTGTGAAGAACTTACTCAAATTAAGCTTGGACATCGATTCCAAACAGATGTAGCTCGATTTACTATTCCTATGTTAGGATCCTTTACGAAGGAAGATTATGCGATTGCGTTGTCATTTATGTATGCATTTCTTGAAGGAATAAGTATTGGACTTGGGATTGAGAGAAATGACATAGAGGGTGTTCTTGAACTGAATCTAGAGCAGCATAGCTATGATATTTTGATCTATGACAATGTTCCAGGAGGAGCAGGTCATGTTAAGAGACTGGTTGAGAAGAACGCTGTAATAACATCTTTAAATGCAGCATATGCGAAAGTATCACAACAATGTTGCGATGAAAACACTTCTTGCTATAACTGCCTTAGAAACTATTACAACCAGGCAAATCACAGTAAATTAAAACGCAAGTATGCTCGTGATTTCATTGAAAGTCTATTGAGACAAATAGGTGTTAGACCTTAA
- a CDS encoding aminopeptidase P family protein, which produces MREQIQKLREVMKKYGMDAWVAPTADAHQSEYVSDHDQCRAYLSGFTGSAGTLVVLKDRAALWVDGRYFVQGRKQLEGSGIDLMEMGEKKVPTLLEYLKENLSIGETLGFYAKLFGAGEGEQWEKELHGIQMRTDVDIVDEVWLDRPARSAKKVWRIDAYCGEDTKSKLERVRKEMRENRADVLLACSLSDIAWLTNLRGDDIECNPLFLSYLAIEEERCTLFIQSCAMSEEIANYLKDQGIETAEYDDWNQFVKKLKGRKILLDQKDCDYQTLCDARKDNEFIFVVSPLALMKIVKNDTEIANMRKSHVRDGVYMVKYIKWIKESVKRGEKINEVEASDYLDNLRLKDEIGGLGVELSFDTISGYASNAAIVHYKANRETAAILEPRGLYLFDSGAQYKDGTTDVTRTIALGETSDIEKQDYTLTTIGMLRLLNARFKEGARGYNLDTYARMKMWEYGRDFNHGTGHGVGFCNTVHEGPNSIRLTPNPDPRRDVVIRENMVVSDEPGIYIEGSHGIRVENLVVSVKDEQEGFLHFDSLTIVPLDPEPLNVDIMEERDKQLYNEYQAMVYKTLSPYLDDEEKKWLLNETRAI; this is translated from the coding sequence ATGAGAGAGCAAATTCAAAAATTGAGAGAAGTGATGAAAAAGTATGGAATGGATGCGTGGGTTGCCCCTACAGCAGATGCCCATCAAAGTGAGTATGTTAGTGACCATGACCAATGTAGAGCCTATTTAAGTGGTTTTACAGGAAGTGCGGGAACATTAGTTGTATTGAAAGATCGTGCGGCACTTTGGGTTGATGGTCGCTACTTTGTGCAAGGAAGAAAACAACTCGAGGGCAGTGGAATTGATTTGATGGAAATGGGAGAAAAGAAAGTTCCAACCTTACTTGAGTATCTCAAAGAAAATCTAAGCATTGGAGAGACTTTGGGCTTTTATGCAAAATTATTTGGTGCAGGAGAGGGCGAGCAATGGGAGAAGGAATTGCACGGAATTCAAATGCGTACAGATGTCGATATTGTCGATGAAGTGTGGTTAGATCGTCCAGCACGCAGTGCAAAAAAAGTGTGGAGAATTGATGCATACTGTGGTGAGGATACAAAGTCAAAGTTAGAGAGAGTGCGAAAGGAAATGAGGGAAAATCGTGCCGATGTTCTTCTTGCGTGTTCACTTTCGGATATCGCTTGGTTGACTAATCTTCGTGGCGATGACATTGAATGCAATCCCTTGTTTTTATCGTATTTGGCAATTGAAGAAGAGCGTTGTACACTCTTTATTCAAAGTTGTGCAATGAGTGAAGAAATTGCAAATTATTTGAAGGATCAGGGCATTGAGACAGCAGAGTACGACGATTGGAATCAGTTTGTAAAGAAACTAAAAGGAAGAAAGATTCTACTTGATCAAAAGGATTGCGACTATCAAACACTTTGCGATGCGAGAAAAGACAATGAATTTATCTTTGTGGTTTCACCGTTGGCATTGATGAAAATTGTAAAGAACGACACAGAAATTGCTAACATGAGAAAGAGCCATGTTCGAGATGGCGTGTATATGGTGAAATATATCAAGTGGATAAAAGAAAGTGTCAAGAGGGGGGAGAAGATCAATGAAGTGGAGGCTTCAGATTACCTTGATAATCTTCGCCTAAAAGATGAAATTGGTGGGCTTGGCGTGGAACTTAGCTTTGATACCATCAGTGGCTATGCGAGCAACGCAGCCATTGTTCACTATAAGGCCAATAGAGAAACAGCAGCTATACTGGAACCAAGAGGACTCTATTTGTTTGATTCAGGTGCACAGTATAAAGATGGAACAACAGATGTCACAAGAACCATTGCCCTTGGAGAAACCAGTGACATAGAAAAGCAGGATTACACATTGACAACGATTGGAATGCTTCGACTATTAAACGCAAGATTTAAGGAGGGAGCAAGAGGATATAATCTCGATACCTATGCTCGAATGAAGATGTGGGAGTATGGCAGAGACTTTAATCATGGCACAGGTCATGGGGTTGGTTTTTGCAATACTGTACATGAAGGACCAAATTCCATTCGCCTTACACCAAATCCGGATCCAAGGAGAGATGTGGTTATTCGTGAAAACATGGTAGTCAGCGATGAACCAGGCATTTATATTGAGGGAAGCCATGGCATTCGAGTAGAGAATTTAGTGGTGAGTGTAAAGGATGAGCAGGAGGGATTTTTGCACTTTGATTCATTGACCATTGTACCTCTTGATCCAGAACCACTCAATGTGGATATTATGGAGGAGAGAGATAAGCAATTATACAATGAATATCAAGCAATGGTGTATAAGACGCTCAGCCCATACTTAGATGATGAGGAGAAGAAATGGCTTTTAAACGAGACAAGAGCGATATAA
- the rlmD gene encoding 23S rRNA (uracil(1939)-C(5))-methyltransferase RlmD has protein sequence MAFKRDKSDINKSTTKCAVAKRCGGCDYIEIDYKKQLEKKQETAKKYLAKFGKVEEIVPMEEPYHYRNKVSAAFGFMRGQVIAGTYEKKSHNIVDIQNCLIEDKKASAIVATIKELCKSFKIKTYNEDTGYGLLRHTLIRVGKATNEVMVVLVTASPIFPGKNNFVKALKKAHPEITTIVQNINPRGTSMVLGDRNETLFGRGYIEDVLCGLTFRISPKSFYQVNPVQTEKLYRFAIDCAEFTGEEVVLDAYAGVGTIGLIAASKVKQVISVELNKDAVRDAISNAKRNAIKNITFYAQDATALIVAAAENGEKIDTIIMDPPRAGSTPEFIAAIRKLSPKRVIYVSCNPETLARDLEVFVKYKYKAEKIQPFDCFSQTAHVETIVLLSKLDSKNHISVELPMDDMDLTSAESKATYKQIQNYVLEKFGFEVSTLYIEQVKKKHGLEVSEHYDKSKNEKQKVPQCPIKKEEAILDALKHFKML, from the coding sequence ATGGCTTTTAAACGAGACAAGAGCGATATAAACAAGAGCACAACAAAATGTGCTGTGGCAAAGCGTTGTGGGGGTTGCGATTACATTGAAATCGACTACAAAAAGCAACTGGAGAAAAAGCAGGAGACAGCAAAGAAATATCTTGCAAAATTTGGAAAAGTGGAAGAAATTGTTCCAATGGAAGAGCCTTATCATTATCGCAATAAGGTGAGTGCAGCATTTGGATTTATGCGAGGTCAAGTCATTGCAGGGACTTATGAAAAAAAGTCACACAATATTGTGGATATACAAAATTGTCTGATTGAGGACAAAAAGGCCTCGGCCATTGTGGCGACCATAAAGGAGCTTTGTAAATCCTTTAAAATAAAAACCTACAATGAGGACACAGGATATGGACTTTTGCGTCATACTCTAATTCGTGTAGGTAAGGCAACAAATGAGGTGATGGTGGTGCTTGTCACCGCCTCGCCGATTTTCCCGGGCAAGAATAATTTTGTCAAGGCATTAAAAAAAGCTCATCCAGAGATTACGACCATTGTTCAAAATATCAATCCAAGGGGCACAAGTATGGTGCTTGGCGATCGCAATGAGACACTATTTGGCAGGGGATATATTGAAGATGTTCTCTGTGGCTTGACATTTCGCATTTCACCAAAGTCATTTTATCAGGTAAATCCTGTGCAGACAGAAAAACTATATCGTTTTGCCATTGATTGTGCAGAATTTACAGGTGAGGAAGTGGTACTGGATGCTTACGCAGGTGTGGGAACGATTGGATTGATTGCAGCTTCAAAGGTAAAGCAAGTCATTAGTGTTGAACTCAACAAGGATGCGGTTAGAGATGCCATTTCCAATGCAAAGAGAAATGCCATTAAGAATATCACTTTCTATGCCCAAGATGCAACCGCCTTGATTGTGGCCGCCGCCGAGAATGGAGAAAAGATAGATACGATTATTATGGATCCACCCCGTGCAGGGAGCACACCAGAGTTTATTGCTGCGATTAGGAAACTTTCACCAAAGCGAGTGATCTATGTTTCTTGCAATCCAGAGACACTAGCTAGAGATTTGGAAGTTTTTGTAAAGTATAAGTACAAGGCAGAAAAGATTCAGCCATTTGATTGTTTTAGTCAGACTGCTCATGTGGAGACAATCGTGTTACTTTCCAAATTGGACTCAAAGAATCATATAAGTGTAGAACTTCCTATGGATGATATGGACTTAACAAGTGCTGAGAGCAAGGCTACCTATAAGCAAATTCAAAACTATGTTTTGGAAAAGTTTGGGTTTGAAGTATCTACTCTGTATATTGAACAAGTTAAGAAAAAGCATGGTTTAGAAGTTAGTGAACACTATGATAAGTCTAAAAATGAGAAACAGAAAGTCCCGCAGTGTCCAATTAAAAAGGAAGAAGCTATTTTAGATGCGTTGAAGCATTTTAAGATGTTGTAG
- a CDS encoding chromate transporter has product MILWLFLAFLQIGALSFGGGYAAMPLLQSIVVDHYHWVSMADFTNLVTISQMTPGPISINAATFVGEQIFGMGGAIVATLGVVIPSAIFVSILAWLYEKYTDMELLQGILKFLRPIVVAMILSAGITILMSAIFDQATKNVHWRGLIIFIVALVVLRKWKTDPIVVMIGCGVAELISQLVFHLL; this is encoded by the coding sequence ATGATTCTTTGGCTATTTCTTGCTTTTTTGCAAATTGGGGCATTGAGTTTTGGGGGAGGTTATGCCGCAATGCCCCTTTTACAGTCCATTGTCGTTGATCACTATCACTGGGTTTCTATGGCAGATTTCACTAATTTAGTGACAATTTCACAAATGACACCAGGACCCATTTCCATCAATGCAGCAACATTTGTCGGAGAACAGATCTTTGGAATGGGAGGGGCAATCGTTGCCACGCTTGGGGTGGTGATTCCCTCAGCTATTTTTGTCAGTATTTTGGCTTGGCTCTATGAAAAGTATACCGACATGGAACTCTTACAGGGAATTTTAAAGTTTTTGCGTCCCATTGTGGTGGCAATGATTTTATCAGCAGGAATCACCATTTTGATGAGTGCCATCTTTGACCAGGCGACAAAGAATGTGCACTGGAGAGGACTTATTATTTTTATTGTGGCACTTGTTGTGCTCAGAAAGTGGAAGACGGACCCGATTGTTGTGATGATTGGCTGTGGAGTTGCAGAACTGATCAGCCAACTTGTTTTCCACCTCCTATAG